The Mycolicibacterium monacense genome contains the following window.
CCGGCAGATGTTCTACGAGGAACTGCCCGCATCGTTGGAGGCCCTGGCCACCGACCCGTCGCCGGCGGCTCAGGTGCGCGCGTCCGCGACCTACAACCACGTCATCGAGGGCATGATGGCCTTGACGGGATACTATGCCTGGCACCGGATTTGCGTAGATCGAAAGGTGCTGCCGGGTATGCAGGAGCTGGTCCGCCGCATCGGTGACGACGAGCGTCGGCATATGGCGTGGGGTACCTTCACCTGCCGGCGGCACGTCGCGGCCGACGACGCGAACTGGGAAGTGTTCGAGAACCGGATGAACGAGCTGATCCCTCTCGCGCTCAGCAACACCGACGATTCCTTCGCGCTGTACGACGAAATTCCGTTCGGCTTCGCGAAGGAGGAGTTTCAGCAGTACGCCGCCGACAAGGGCATGCGCCGGTTCGGCACCATCAGCAGCGCTCGCGGCCGCGCCCTGGCAGAGATCGACGTCGACTACTCACCGTTGCAGTTGGAGGACACCTTCGCTGCGGAGGACAGTCGAGTGCTGGCCACGTCTGCCTGACCTCACGCTCGCCGGGCTCCGGCCGTCGGCCGGTCGCCCCGAGTCTGGGCTGCGCTTGTCGTGCAATCCCCATCGGATACGACGGCTGACCATACATACTGGGCCCACTGGATGGTCAATGTCAGCGGCAGACTTTGTCGCCGTATGCGGTCGCGAAACGGGTGGCGAGTGAACAGGTTTGACGGCAAGGGTGTCCTGGTGACCGGAGCGGCGTCGGGAATCGGGCAGGCGACGGTGCAGCGACTCCTGGAGGAAGGGGCCTACGTCGTCGGGCTGGACCTTCCCGAGGCTGACCGCGTCGCCGATCGATACGCCTACCGCCG
Protein-coding sequences here:
- a CDS encoding R2-like ligand-binding oxidase, with the protein product MTRTRSDSLAAGGLNWDSMPLKLFAGGNAKFWDPADIDFSKDRADWESLSNLERDWATRLCAQFIAGEEAVTQDIQPFMAAMRAEGRLGDEMYLTQFAFEEAKHTQVFRMWLDAVGMTDDLQCYLDDLPSYRQMFYEELPASLEALATDPSPAAQVRASATYNHVIEGMMALTGYYAWHRICVDRKVLPGMQELVRRIGDDERRHMAWGTFTCRRHVAADDANWEVFENRMNELIPLALSNTDDSFALYDEIPFGFAKEEFQQYAADKGMRRFGTISSARGRALAEIDVDYSPLQLEDTFAAEDSRVLATSA